One Defluviitoga tunisiensis genomic window carries:
- a CDS encoding ROK family protein has protein sequence MSIIGSRELIRDINEKTILKTIFLEKQIDRASLARKTGLSSATVTKIVSILIQKDLVVELGESDSTGGRKPILLCVNKDYGNILGVKVGVGYLYIMITNLNGDVLSKSRLDYGEEADPVKITNIIKNYVDEQNKNSLVGIAIAVSGTVDPKKGIVLDSFLLNWKNVKLASLIKHVLKAPVYLINDVDSFTIAHLWKGKLVNYKNALVLTLGTGIGGSIVIGGELYTGNGGAGEFGHMTLIDKGNTCSCGSQGCLESEAGFDALATNIYEKTKSLTLKEAYRNYRNLETSQIDFLKLALKEDENTFKTVFDEYSYIVGIAIKNLINIYAPECILIGGEALEFSDYFLEKSIKFAKAAAFGNLGERVTFEIDNLGTDAWILGGIYKVVQEEMFYVEV, from the coding sequence ATGTCAATAATAGGAAGTAGAGAATTAATAAGGGACATAAATGAAAAAACAATCTTAAAAACAATTTTTCTAGAAAAACAAATTGATAGAGCGTCTCTTGCCAGAAAAACAGGTCTTAGTAGTGCGACAGTGACGAAAATAGTTTCAATTTTGATTCAAAAAGATTTAGTAGTTGAATTGGGTGAAAGTGATTCGACCGGTGGAAGAAAACCAATTTTACTTTGTGTAAATAAAGATTATGGAAACATTTTGGGGGTTAAAGTGGGAGTGGGATATTTATACATAATGATAACCAATTTAAATGGGGACGTACTATCAAAATCGCGACTAGATTATGGTGAAGAAGCAGATCCCGTAAAAATTACCAACATAATAAAAAATTATGTTGATGAGCAAAACAAAAATAGTCTAGTTGGAATAGCGATTGCAGTTTCAGGAACAGTAGACCCTAAAAAAGGTATAGTACTTGATTCATTCCTTCTAAATTGGAAGAATGTAAAACTTGCTAGTTTAATAAAACATGTACTTAAAGCACCAGTATATTTAATTAATGATGTGGATTCTTTTACTATAGCCCACTTATGGAAAGGAAAATTAGTCAATTATAAGAATGCGTTAGTACTTACTTTAGGAACAGGAATTGGAGGATCGATTGTTATTGGAGGTGAACTGTATACAGGTAATGGAGGGGCTGGGGAATTTGGTCATATGACATTGATTGATAAAGGTAATACCTGTAGTTGTGGGAGTCAAGGTTGTCTAGAGTCTGAGGCAGGATTTGATGCCCTTGCTACTAATATCTATGAAAAAACTAAAAGTTTAACCTTGAAAGAAGCTTATAGAAATTACCGAAATCTTGAGACCTCTCAGATTGATTTTTTAAAGTTAGCACTTAAAGAAGATGAAAATACATTCAAAACAGTTTTTGATGAATATTCATATATTGTTGGAATTGCTATTAAGAATTTAATTAATATCTATGCGCCAGAATGTATCTTAATAGGGGGAGAGGCTTTAGAGTTTTCAGACTACTTTTTAGAAAAATCAATCAAGTTTGCAAAAGCTGCAGCCTTTGGTAATTTAGGTGAAAGAGTAACTTTCGAAATCGACAATCTTGGTACAGATGCATGGATTTTGGGGGGAATTTATAAGGTAGTTCAAGAAGAAATGTTTTATGTTGAAGTGTAA